A window of Oncorhynchus tshawytscha isolate Ot180627B linkage group LG10, Otsh_v2.0, whole genome shotgun sequence contains these coding sequences:
- the LOC112260033 gene encoding G-protein coupled receptor 26-like: MDFVEIIFALFIIVVAIVSLLSNLLVLLCFVQSTEIRRQVPGIFTMNLSFCNILITLLNMPSTLVGIIGNQQPFGDCLCHTVSFLETFLTANTMLSMAALSIDRWIAVVFPLSYSSKMRYKDAVIMMCYSWLHSLTFSVIALLFSWVDYSHIYASCTLHLSEESDRIKFTIFTVVFHATSFMLSLLILCFTYLKVLKVARFHCKRIDVITMQTLFLLVDIHPTVKQRCLVEQKRRKQRATKKISIFIGSFIICFAPYVITRLTELLPVVGINRHWGIFSKCLTYSKAASDPFAYSLLRQQYKKVLVTVINRLLRRDLYPSSGHNSSLDTENDYSLHRIS; this comes from the exons ATGGACTTTGTGGAAATTATCTTCGCGTTGTTCATTATTGTGGTCGCAATTGTCTCGTTGTTGTCGAACTTGTTGGTGCTGCTATGTTTTGTCCAGAGCACCGAGATCCGCCGACAGGTGCCGGGAATATTCACCATGAACCTGTCTTTCTGCAACATACTTATCACCCTTTTGAACATGCCATCGACATTGGTGGGGATTATCGGAAACCAGCAGCCTTTTGGGGATTGCCTTTGCCATACAGTGAGCTTTCTGGAGACCTTTTTGACTGCGAACACTATGTTGAGTATGGCAGCACTCAGTATAGACCGCTGGATAGCGGTGGTCTTTCCCTTGAGTTACTCCAGTAAAATGCGCTACAAGGACGCAGTGATCATGATGTGCTACTCGTGGCTCCACTCCCTCACGTTTTCCGTCAtcgccctcctgttctcctgggTTGACTATAGCCACATTTACGCCTCGTGCACCTTGCATTTGAGCGAGGAGAGCGACAGGATAAAGTTTACCATTTTCACCGTCGTTTTCCACGCCACTAGTTTCATGCTCTCTCTACTGATCCTGTGCTTCACCTATCTGAAGGTGTTAAAAGTTGCACGCTTCCACTGCAAGAGGATTGACGTTATAACCATGCAGACCCTGTTCTTGCTGGTGGATATTCACCCAAC TGTGAAACAAAGGTGCCTGGTAGAGCAAAAGCGGAGGAAACAGAGAGCCACCAAGAAAATCAGCATTTTCATTGGGTCGTTCATCATCTGTTTTGCTCCCTATGTTATTACGAG GCTGACGGAGCTGCTTCCCGTCGTGGGCATCAATCGCCACTGGGGAATCTTCAGTAAGTGCCTGACATACAGCAAGGCTGCGTCCGACCCCTTTGCCTACTCCCTCCTGCGTCAACAGTACAAGAAGGTCCTGGTTACCGTCATCAACCGGCTGCTGCGCCGTGACCTGTACCCATCATCTGGCCACAACAGCTCTCTGGACACAGAGAATGACTACTCTCTCCATAGGATCAGTTAA